GCATTGAGTTAAAAGCAGATTACTGGCCTGACCAGAATTTTCATTCACCTGGCCAACTGCCGGAAGGGGAAGAGCTTAAACTCTTAGAAATGACATTGTCAGTTATCCTATTTTCCGTAATATGGAATCAGttgcaaaaaaggagaaaagaaggaggtgTTTGGGGAAAAGGCACTCCATACACCGCAACCTTTGGTTTTGAAAGCTTTTCGCTGCAGAAATAGCTTTCCTTCGATGTGTATTTTGTGAAAGTTTGGGACTTAGATCACTTTATTGTGAAGTAgtataggactttttttttttgatacagaGCAGAAGTACTGCAGGTGTAATTGGGGCCCTCAAAATAGTAACATCATTCTCTGATGTTAAGAATGGACCATTAGTAGTGGTTCCAGTTTTATGAGACATCTCCATTCCATCTATGAAATTCCTGTCACCCAAACAGAGGAAATTAATAAAAGGATTGCTAGATTTCAACTCTTAAGGTTTTAGCTTCTTCAAGATCCTTTTTAAAGGGATTAAATCTCTGGATATAAACCAAGGGTAGGAGTTACACTTCTGAACTTTTGAAGTCCTTGAATCAACTTGATTAGGTTCTTGATGAGACCTGCAATTCTGTAATGGTCTTATCACCAAACCCTGGAGCCCCCTCGTTCCCTGACTTTCCTTCCCTGAACTTACTGGATATATGACAAAACAAATGAGCAATAATCTCCAAGCATCTTGTCTTCTCCTTTGCACatggaggaaggagaatgagcaagaaaattgataaaagaATCCCTGAGGGTTCTTTAAAGTCCCCTTAAACCCCCCAAAAACTTGAACTCTGAATATTACCTTTCCTACTGACAAATATTTTCTGAACCTTGATGAAAAAAATGGGTTCTTCCCCAAGTAATGCTTTTCTATGAAttgccagccagccagcattCAAGAGTAAGCAGTTGAATGACAGATTGTGACAATTCTAGTGATGGTGTGCTATTGAAAAGCTCTCCACTATGGCAGCAGGTCAAGAAGAAAAGACAAATACATGGATTTTGATCTGTAAATCCATGTCCTCAGACTAAAGCAAGCTTTTAATCTTCTGAGAATTATTATCATCTCTGCTGCCAAGCTTTAAATGTTTAATTTGATTTCTGACTTTGACTGTATTAATACTGCATGCGCACACCAAACCCACACTCACAGCTGTTGAAAGAAGCAGAAAGGCAGGAGAGAAATTCCACAAATAAAGATTAGCAAAGCAACTGTCTTCTCTCCTTTCCAGACCAGGGATTCTGCATTCCCATCCAGGAGATGGTTGCTGTGAAGCTTGGAACAGCCAGTAACAGAAAGGAGATTTTGGAATCTACTAGGGATGAAAACTCTTTCACAGGTGAGTAAGATGGATCCAGGTTTAGAGCATCTAGGTAGTTGGCTATTATTATGCATAAAGAGGGTCACAAAAATCAAGTAAAAATGAAATCTGGGGTAGGTGGGTTACAACTTTGGTTGTATGTTGAGAGTGATTGAAACATTTGTCCGGGGAGTCCATTTTTGTTCAGAGCAATTCTTTTAAATAAGTCATGTTGTTTCTTATTACTTTGATTGACTGCAGGAGAAGAGTGGAGAGACAACAAATAGTGTTTATGCTATGGAGGCCAGATCCAAAGTTGCACTTCTTCTCTAGTGTAGACACTCTAAGCTAGGTTAACAGGCTTTGTGAAAAAAAGAGTCAAGGACAAGGctgaattaagattttttttaaccatctgtttctcagccttgaaTGTTGAAGCCACAGTCTGTTATGGGAATCCAGTTATTTTTAGTGTGTTGTAGTGCTGAAGCAGGTCATCACATAGAGCTACAATATAGTTTCTCTTTGGGGAGCCAGTGTATTATATGAACACAGTAATTGTGACTGGTTAGTCTGGTCTTAAGAGATATATGAACTCAGCTAATGCAGTCATCATCATCTTTCCCTGAAGCGTAACCAGGAAACTGAAGAAATAGGAATTCAAAATTAGATCCAGTGTAACCTGAAgtttgctgggtgactttggactttTTGCAGCCCAATTTTGAATATGCTGGTCTATGATCATAATaaagttttgatttgatttgatgagTACTTTGTATGAGCTCCTagtaaaaaggcaggatatagatctgagaaaataataatacaatttttcCAGATATTTGCatgtatatgtaaataaaagTGCATAATTTCACATGCAAAGTAGATTCATGATGTCCTGAGCAATCACTCAATCTGATCTTACTCATAAATCCTCTAACAACTCTAATGTTctgttcccctccctccctccctccctttctttctttttagttttttttatacaGCGGGAAAAAGGAGAGTATTGGAACCTTGGGGTGCTGGAGTTCACTGCCCCATCCACATCTCAGCTAGCAACACGCTGGGTCAGTGCCCTTCAGACCTGGATTTATTATCATGGTCAGTTTCTAGCCCAGCTGAAGTCTTCCTGGCTTTCTTAAGTGTGGCTGCCATGCAAAGACAGGCCGCATATAAGTGGATAGGATATGGCTTCCAAGAAGGGAACCGCTCTTAATTGCAAGTAGAGCAATGTCAGCGCTGCAAGGCAGATTAGAtcaagaaatgaaatgaattgcTCTTAGTCAGTAATAAGGGAAAGGTACTTTGTACAGTGTGTGCTCAAAGgccacctgtatttttttttcttttgaatgtcATGGAAAATAATTTTTGAGTTGGTGTTGAATGAAGTCTTACCCTGCAGAAGGCAACTGCCTGACCTCGTTCAGGCTGGGAAGCTAAGTCAGGCTGAGCCAGGTTAATAGGTGGATGGGAGACTCCCACAAATACCAGGATTGAAGGCTAGATTCTGAAAGAAAGCAATAGCAAGTCACATCTGCATGTTGCCATGCAAACTCAGCAACTTGAAGGAGGCTTTTTAGCCCAGCCTTTCATCTCTGACATGAAATGACAGTCAGTTCGATCTTCCTTGTTCTGCAGCAGAGTTTTTATGAACACAAACTATAAGGGAACAAAGAGAGAGCTCTTTCTTCATGCACTCTTGCGGTGTTGATTGACTACTGAGAGAATCCTAATGCTGGACTAGATGGTACTTTGATCTCATCCTGCAGCCATTTACATTTCCCTTCCTCCTGCTCCAGGTGTTACACGGCCCAAGAGTCTTCTTGTCTTCATCAATCCAGCTGGGGGACGTAAGCAAGCAATGGAGATCTATCAAAGTCAAGTGGCTCCATTGTTTGCCCTGGCTGGGATCCATGCTCAAGTTGTGGGTGAGTCCCATTATCTTCCTCCAccactccctctttccttctcattatggACTTCTCCTACCTCCAATAGCTTCCAGCTTTTCTGTTGCTCCATCCTTTGTCTGAGTTTTGTAATAGCATACCACatagcaatatcaatatcaatagtgcttagacttatatactgttccatggtgctttatagcactatctgagcagtttacatatatcagcctatttcccccaacaatccggattctcattttactgaccttgaaaggatggaaggctgagtaaaccttgagttggtcaggatcgaactcctggcaatgggcagagttagcctgcaatactgcattttaattgTGCTACCATGGCTCCTATtaaacagtctcctgctttcttccTGTTGCCATCTTCTCAGAGACCTGCCGTGCGAATGAGGCTCGTGATTACATCCTACAGCAAGATCTCTGTGGCTTTGATGGGTAAGTATTTTTGTCTTAGTTTGTCTGCATCTGAGGAAATTTGTGCCTCTAGTTCAATTTGAACTATCCATTTAGTTCAATCCTGGCATCTTCCCCAACCTGTTGCCCTCCATTTCTCCTGGAACTGCAATATGCTGTACCCTCCAGCATGGGATTACATTTAGCAAGCACCAAATTGACAAAAACTATTCTTTGACATGCAAATGATCTGCTCCAAGCAGACATTAAGAATCCCACAAAGCAATGGCTGCAAAGCAAGCACATTTTTCAATGATTTGAAAGCAAAAAAGGGAGGAAAtcaatgtgttttttttcaagtttgTCTGCCAGTCCAATCATGGAGAAAACTAGCTAATTCCAAATgctgtaattaattaattcattcactGTCAGGCTTAGCCCAAGAACAAGGTAGAACAATTCGGCTAGGGTTCAGTTGCTTATTTGTTTATACACAATAAACCaactcttgccagactaaaccctTACTTCTCTCACCCTAGTGGATATCTCCTGGGACATTCTGAGAAGTGGCTATCCTAgctctcttcctctgcctcctatCCAGCTCCAGGCTGTGATAACTCGTCTCACTCCACTCCTTGGAATGTGCTCCATCCTTTGTGGGAAATTGGTGCTTCACTGTAGGTCATCATGTCACCTTCCCCTCCATAGGCACAATCTCTCACATTCACAACCAGATGATAAAACATAAGCCAGatctgaagatgaagatgaaaagcaaaacatcttcaaggaaaaaatagtccagctgcctttttaaaaaacacctttgagacaaccatgacctggatgactgagagtcccCATAGACTTTATAAAACCAGGTTAAATACTTGATTCTACCATAATTAGgctaaaaaaatgtaaacaatacTGTAGTTAGAAAAACGCCAAAAGACTTGTATTGACTCCCACCTcttttttatctgtttttattttatacaaaatacagaactcaaaaaaatccagaaggacaaaagggaaaaaaaacacaaaacacaaaacaaaacattaaaaaggaacataaaaCATTATACACACATCAACCCTCTAGTTGAATACTGATTACTACATTAGTTCCCATCTCTTACGAAACAAGCCGTCCAAAAAATTTCAAACTACTAAATCCATTTGCAACTTGATGACAGGCGGTTATTGTAATCCACTCTTAGAAAATTTACCACAGCATCTTATCTATCCCAAATATCCCAAATGCTGTGAACAAATCATCCTGGGTCAAATATCCATGTTTGTTTCTTAATATATTCTCTAGTCAATTGctgtttaattaaatataataaaatcagtTTCCAAAATAGGTCTATTTTCCGATCAAAGTGCAAGCAGAACTAATTGCCAATTAACTGTAATAAATCCATCTAGTCTCCCACAGAGGTCTGGAATCTGTCTCTTTCCTTCTTAGTCAAAGCCATAACATTAAAAGAATGTGCAGACTTAAACTTCAGAAGAGCTGATGAAATCcactttgctggttctccaactgCGAAATTATCTCTTTGATCTGGAACTGgatcaaattccttttgtgtaccTTCATCCACATCCAGAGATAAAGCTTCAGATCTTAACATTCTTTTAACTAACATTAAAGTTTGATCAAATTTTTGAGAGAGGAACTCAGCTAGAAGCTGCACATCTCCCCATTTTCCTTTCTTAGATTTCAGAGCCATCTTAATCTGTGAAATTTAGCcaggagaccaaaaaaaaaaaagtatgtttgcCTCTATATTTCAATCCAAGATTATAAGAAAAGTTCAATGAAAATAAACTCCAGGTATTTTTCAAATTCAAAAAATACAGAATCTGTGAACTCTTCATCCACCCCACCCCCGAACATTACCGTGTTTCCATACGAAGGAAAAGAGGTTATCCATAACAACATATATCAAAAGAGAAAGCAATTGGAGTCCAGCAAGGGATTGAGATAAATCAGCACCCACTGTTAAATCAACTTTTAAAACAATGAGCAAAATAAAACAGTGAAATAAAAAAGTGAAAATTAAAATTCCGGCATGATTAGAAAACAAAACTCCCTGACAGGAAGATGGATACACCCAATGACTTTTCCATTGCTTCCAGAGGGAATTGAAATCTTCAAGGCCCTCCCCCTTATCTACTGGGTCCACAGATTGTCCAAAAGTCATCTTGGATTACTCCTTAGTGCTCCCATTCAAAACTAGGGAGCAGCGCTGCCAAAGAAACACCTTTATCAATGAAATCAGCAGATCATTTGTAAGAGAAAAAAGAATCTCTGACTGTACAGCAGCCATTTTGAAAGGGGAGTGTATTGCCTCTCATCTTAAAAGGCACTCTGGGTTGTTTACAACAGTAACAAAATCCcagaagtatattttaaaaatcataaaactgcaaaaccaaaaccaaagggTCCTTGGTAGGCCCCAACAATCAGGATACATTCACTGTACCTGGGTAAAAAAGCTAGGTCTTGATGGCCTTTTGGAAAGCTAAAATAGTGGGGGCCTGCTGAATAACAAGGAGGGAGAGTATTCCGTAAAGTAGGGGCAGCTATAGAAAAGTCATGCTTCTGAGATCCCAGTAGAAGGCAGCATTtcatggaagggacctggaggattCCTGTCCTATCTGATCTGGTAGGACAGGCAGATACTCTCAGGGAGAAGCAGTCCCACAAATAACCAAGTTATAGGAAGTtgctaaccagcaccttgaatcacAGCTAGCACTGGAAGCCAATGCAGCTCATGCAGCAGAAAAGagataaaacagtataaataagaggaagtaaagaagaatacattgtagaaaaataaaatatctgagagCTGGTTTGCCTGAATGTTGTTCCCTATCAGAGCTCTCCACACACCGACAAGTAGCTTCCAATATTTAATTCTACTCACAGTATTAAGGGGTCATGAGCAACTCCATTAGACATTTTTATCCATGCCATTCAACATTATGTAAACAGGCACTGCAGTGTAATTGCCACTCATGGAAATGGGAGAATCTCCATCATTTGCCTAGAAGGGGTCCATAAAGGTAGTTGCATCACATCCtgactatagatagtcctcaaattatgaccagttgcttagcaactgttcaaagttacgatggataCCTGGAAGGCTATGTGCAACGAGTTTGAAGTTCTGACACTGCCTCCCCTccctcacagtcacatgaccatatttTGGGCTCATGACAACTATCCCACGGTCAATTGACTGTGATTTagctttttgccagaaaccaatgTTTATTTCTGGGAAAAAACAGCCCATAGTGAACAATtggttctcttaacaactgtgatgcttacttaacaactgtcacaaaaaaggttgcaaaattgggtCCAATCGTGTAGTGATCTGCTTTACGACCATCACGACTTACAAGCCTAATTAtcaggctcaattacagttggaagttgaggactacctgtaacttagCTTATTACCTCCATCCCATTCCAGGCTGGTAAGTGTGGGAGGCGACGGCACATTCAATGAAGTGATGCATGCCTTAATCGACCGAACCCAGCAGAAGGCAGGGAAGCTCAAAGAGGACTTGGATGCGGAGCTTCTGTCCCCAAGACTTCGCATTGGCATCATTCCTGCAGGTAAGGCCAGTAGCTCTCCAAAATTAAGATGTGAGACTTTAAGAGCTGGGAAATAACGACTAAAATTTTAATCCAAGGGTCTGGGTGAGAAGCAGACAGCCTTCTGAGCTATTTTCCAGCAAGTCAAGTGATAGGATGCATTCTGTGTCTACTCCAGGTTCGACAGATTGTGTCTGCTTTGCAACCGTGGGAACAAATGACCCCGTCACTTCTGCTCTGCACATCATTATAGGTGCTTAGCCAGCATGCACTATCCATCtgtggttgttgagagtatggtccTTAAAACTGCCCTGAGTAGGGAATTTTGGAAAGCCAGGTTTGGAAGTAAAGCATCTGTAGGGCGAGCTTGAAAATAGTCTCTGACTTATCACTGCTCATACCCTTGCAATAAAAAACACACTTGGATGCCTGCTTGGGTCACTTTAGAGTGGGGCTAGCTATTTTGCATTTGGGCTTGAGAACAGAAGCATTGGCTTCCTTGGGGAAAGGATGCCGGCCTGTAGATTCCTAGCCCCATACCTAAAAGGGAGTGAGAGAGCGAGGGTGTTTTCCTTCTGATCTCTTTTCCatgcctttctttccttcccaggGGACAGCCAGCCTCTGGATGTCTGCAGCATTTGGCATGATGGGATGCTTTTGCGCTACTCCGTCTCCCTGGCTGGTTACGGTTTCTATGGCGATGTAGTGAGCACCAGTGAGAAGCACCGTTGGATGGGGCCAGCGCGCTACATCTTTGCAGGTATTATTCGGCAGAAGAAGAAACCAGCTGGATAAGGGGAgctgggagagaggaaggaaaagaaagactcATAAAAATGAAGTTCTTCTTGATGGGCTTGAAAAAATACAGGCTCAAGAGGCCTAGTAAGAAAGTACTCCTCTGTGCCCAGATAGTTTTAAATTCCAGTTCTCAGGAATGACTGAAGTATTTTTGAAATAAACATGATGCTATTTGAGTAGTGgcgtttcaaagaaaaaacatgatcgcttatttttatttacttactctGTATCTCACTGTCAAATATGATATAACTTTAGTTCTCCCCATCTAAGTCTTTTTGAAAAGGCACAAAAACTTTTTATTGCAACAACAGTTGTGATTTCTGTGTCAGTTGTTTGATTCTTGCAAAACCATTCACACACGATACTACAAATTATCTTCTTTTCTGTACCTTTCACCATTCGACACCTACTGGCTTAAAACATGCCCACGATATTCAGAATGaaagaaaagctatttaaaataaaagaacctAAACCTTCTGTGAATTTTCCACTAAGAGTGGTGgtggtgtgtgcttgtgtatatgTGTGAACACACCCAGCCCAAACCCTCCCTTCAGTTATTTCCTCTTTCAGGAGCCAAAGCAGTGCTAAGCAACCGCAGCTATGAAGGCACTGTGGAATTCCAGTTAGCAGAGTCAGAGGACACCAACCCGAGGGATCAGTCACGCTGCCGGGCAGGGTACGTTGATGGGAAACTGCCACAATGGGATTTACAATCACGGACGAAGTCCAGGAACAGAACTGCAGAAAAGGGGTGGAGTGGCCTTCTCTAATTCTTCTAATATTTTGGGCTGCAGACCCCATGATTCCCAGCTGGCTAGGAATTATGAAAATTGGGTTGCAATGCATTAAGAGGACTAAGTGGGGAAGAATACATGATCAAATTATAACACCAGTTCTCCTTTTCAGTTGCATGGTCTGTTCTGAGTCTAGCAAAAACCTTCTGAGTGGAAGCAAAGAAGAACATTTTTCAGAATTCACAAAGCAGGCAGGTAAAAGCACCAAAACACTTTTTTTAATCACAAAGGATTGACACTGAAAATTAATCTTGCTGTAaattaatattgaaaattaattaataactGAAAAATAATTTGTTGTAATCTTGTGACAAGAAGCctataaggcagtgtttctcatgcAGGATCCAATCTTGATCAGACACCGGGAACATCTTGATCAGacacccaacgaagctatcgaagtgctgtcccggtgtttggaggccgtacgggtctggatggggataaacaggctcaagctcaatccctccaagacagagtggctgtggatgccggcatcccggtacagtcagctgagtcctcggctgactgttgggggcgagtcattggccccaatggaaggggtgtgcaacttgggcgtcctcctggatgaacggctgtcttttgaagatcatttgacggccgtctccaggagagctttttaccaggtccgcctggtgcgccagttgcgcccctttctagaccgggatgccctatgcacggtcactcacgccctcatgacgtctcgcctggattactgcaatgctctctacatggggctccccttgaagggcatccagaggctgcagttagttcagaatgtggctgtgcgggttatagagggagcccctcgtggctcccgtatgacaccaatcctgcgcagactgcactggctacctgtggccttccgggtgcgcttcaaggttttggtaaccaccttcaaagcgctccatggcatagggccgggttatctacgggaccgcctactgctaccgaatacctctcaccgacccgtgtgctctcacagagagggactcctcagggtgccgtcagctaggcagtgtcgtctggcgacgcccagggaaagggccttctctgtgggggctcccaccctctggaatgaactccccccaggactccgtcaacttccggacctccgaaccttccgtcgtgagctcaagacacatttattcatctgtgcaggactggactagattttaaatttataggggttttaattggtttttaatatttatatttatatttttaataatttggcattagaagaagttttttaatggttattttaatttgtacataaatgttttatttgcctgtgaaccgccctgagtccttcgggagatagggcggtatacaaatatgaataaataaataaataaataaataaataataaataaacagacatttagttttccgagctttcagacttgtgttgAGGCCCATTCTCAggagagaagttccttgaggatgggctccagcacaggtctgaaagctcggaagactaaacctatGATCCtgatgactgacccagattggatcctgcaacattatcctgggacatgtatatttgccttcattcatgagtgTTTGTCATCCATAGCAGCTTTAGGAAgtagacttcacctcccagaattccccaaccagcctgctgggagttgaagtccatccaacttaaacttgctgaagttgagaaatactACTATAAGTTAATAAGCATTTGTAgctcaccacccccaccccctccatACTGGGGCTAGTCTAGGGCCAAGAGTGTGCATCTCACCCTGGGTCACTGCCTAGTCTTCATAGTCTTCAAATCTAATCTTAGTCCCTTCGGCTGCACCAGTCCTCTGTGGTGCACAAGCCTCAAATCTGACAAGCCAGGTTGAGGGATGTATGAGAGACAAAATCTATATCTAATCTAGCTACTACTACTCAGAGAATCTGCTTttgctagcatttttttttaaagcaagctgTGCACACGCACAGATCAGATTATGTTTCTAGCTCATGTCTTGTTAGGTTGGCCAAATAATCTGATTTAGGAAGCAGTCTCCCTTGTCTGAAGCtggtcaaaaggaaaaaaaaagagacttgttgaaataaaaaaatttctaattttatttttctgccaGCTTGCTAGATGATCTTAAGCAAGCTCCAATCTTCTAAATTTAGGATTCTCATATATAACAAGGAACAATACTAATACTAGTCATAATATTTAGTAGCTGTTTTATAACATTGACTCTAATGCTTACATAGCTAACGGATTCAGAGGGCTTGAAGTGATAAACAGAAATCCTGTTAGTGCATTTGGAAAGGTTATTGTGGGGCATCTTTGTCTGCTGTTTCTTGACCGCTTGCCATGCAGTCTGTCTTGTGCTTCAATGACTACTTGCCTCCTCAAGGTCTGTCCTGGAAAAGTAAACTAAAGAGAACAGGCCTGGCAGGCAGTTTCTCTTTTCAATGCCTCTATTTTGCAAACAtcaacaaacacaaacacaaccgGTCTGAGctgctttgctttctttcttagaGGTGGAATAGAAGAGGGAGCATCTGAAGAACCCTAGTTTCTGCAGAAATAAAATGCCAGGCATATCTTCTGCCAGTGCTTTTGGCAATTTCAGACTGGAACTGCTAAATCTAGTCAGCATAATTTCAGAAAATGAGAAGGACTTGTCCCTGGTAAAAGGCTTGTAGCAGACAAAAAGTAGCAGAAACGTGTTGTTATCGCTTAGTAATAACCACTCTTACTTGGATCCCTGAGTAGGTAAGGAACTTCCTGCATGAAGATGCTCAAGATAAACCTGTTTCTCCCCTCCAGGTAGTCAATGGCAGCGGGTTCATGGTAGCTTCCTGGCAGTCAACCTGACCTGCATGAGCAGTGCTTGTCCTAAGAGCCCCAAGGGTCTTTCACCTTGTGCCCACCTGGCCGATGGAACTGCCGACCTTATCTTGGTGCACAAATGCTCGGTCCTCTCCTTCCTGCAGCATTTGAATCGGCACACCAACTGCTCAGACCAGGTATGGGGGAGCTATTGCTGTCCTATAGACTTGGGGTGTGTGTCAGAATATTAAGTCTTCATGGTTATGGTTTTGCACGTGTCCATGCAAAAAGACATGTGATAAAATAAGTGCATTTATTCTAGCCCTGTGCTGACTGGCGGGTAGAATTGTCATATTCTGAAGGAAAGGGCAACTGAGGAGAGAGGGCTTTGGCAGGGGTGGGTGGCGGACAGGTCTGAGGGAAACTCGGCATCCTTGTCCATCTAGCAAAGTAGTGATGCAATCATTCTGATTCTCCCCGAGTTCTAAGCAGTCTTCAGTACTACTGGCCATGGTATCTTTCTTGACCAACTGTGAGCATTAGAAGTGGGAGACATGGTTTTTCTGTAGTTCTCCTTTTTTCAGGGTCAGTTCCCATCAGTGTTGATTGGGGGGAGAAGTTGAGCCTAAGTCCCCTTACAGATGGGGTGTCACGGGCTCAATGTTCTCACCCCTCTAGTTTGAGATCTACATGAAGCTACTGGGGAAGTGtcagtctggatggggaagaagggACCTCCTTAGTTGA
This genomic window from Ahaetulla prasina isolate Xishuangbanna chromosome 2, ASM2864084v1, whole genome shotgun sequence contains:
- the LOC131191443 gene encoding ceramide kinase-like isoform X1, yielding MGETFLRCPLRTPRGRVLVSLPPGGEFVLGTPEFVNLASDQGFCIPIQEMVAVKLGTASNRKEILESTRDENSFTVFFIQREKGEYWNLGVLEFTAPSTSQLATRWVSALQTWIYYHGVTRPKSLLVFINPAGGRKQAMEIYQSQVAPLFALAGIHAQVVETCRANEARDYILQQDLCGFDGLVSVGGDGTFNEVMHALIDRTQQKAGKLKEDLDAELLSPRLRIGIIPAGSTDCVCFATVGTNDPVTSALHIIIGDSQPLDVCSIWHDGMLLRYSVSLAGYGFYGDVVSTSEKHRWMGPARYIFAGAKAVLSNRSYEGTVEFQLAESEDTNPRDQSRCRAGCMVCSESSKNLLSGSKEEHFSEFTKQAGSQWQRVHGSFLAVNLTCMSSACPKSPKGLSPCAHLADGTADLILVHKCSVLSFLQHLNRHTNCSDQFDLPFVSVYRVRAARFTSPKGEDWEGRQQAAEEQNILCGGICQGQPLVSCWTCDGETLNHTDITIRVHGSLIHLFARGIEQQPSIS
- the LOC131191443 gene encoding ceramide kinase-like isoform X3, which codes for MGETFLRCPLRTPRGRVLVSLPPGGEFVLGTPEFVNLASDQGFCIPIQEMVAVKLGTASNRKEILESTRDENSFTVFFIQREKGEYWNLGVLEFTAPSTSQLATRWVSALQTWIYYHGVTRPKSLLVFINPAGGRKQAMEIYQSQVAPLFALAGIHAQVVETCRANEARDYILQQDLCGFDGLVSVGGDGTFNEVMHALIDRTQQKAGKLKEDLDAELLSPRLRIGIIPAGDSQPLDVCSIWHDGMLLRYSVSLAGYGFYGDVVSTSEKHRWMGPARYIFAGAKAVLSNRSYEGTVEFQLAESEDTNPRDQSRCRAGCMVCSESSKNLLSGSKEEHFSEFTKQAGSQWQRVHGSFLAVNLTCMSSACPKSPKGLSPCAHLADGTADLILVHKCSVLSFLQHLNRHTNCSDQFDLPFVSVYRVRAARFTSPKGEDWEGRQQAAEEQNILCGGICQGQPLVSCWTCDGETLNHTDITIRVHGSLIHLFARGIEQQPSIS
- the LOC131191443 gene encoding ceramide kinase-like isoform X4 — protein: MGETFLRCPLRTPRGRVLVSLPPGGEFVLGTPEFVNLASDQGFCIPIQEMVAVKLGTASNRKEILESTRDENSFTGVTRPKSLLVFINPAGGRKQAMEIYQSQVAPLFALAGIHAQVVETCRANEARDYILQQDLCGFDGLVSVGGDGTFNEVMHALIDRTQQKAGKLKEDLDAELLSPRLRIGIIPAGSTDCVCFATVGTNDPVTSALHIIIGDSQPLDVCSIWHDGMLLRYSVSLAGYGFYGDVVSTSEKHRWMGPARYIFAGAKAVLSNRSYEGTVEFQLAESEDTNPRDQSRCRAGCMVCSESSKNLLSGSKEEHFSEFTKQAGSQWQRVHGSFLAVNLTCMSSACPKSPKGLSPCAHLADGTADLILVHKCSVLSFLQHLNRHTNCSDQFDLPFVSVYRVRAARFTSPKGEDWEGRQQAAEEQNILCGGICQGQPLVSCWTCDGETLNHTDITIRVHGSLIHLFARGIEQQPSIS
- the LOC131191443 gene encoding ceramide kinase-like isoform X2 — translated: MLKDTDFWLQPSTNKMHWKYQGFCIPIQEMVAVKLGTASNRKEILESTRDENSFTVFFIQREKGEYWNLGVLEFTAPSTSQLATRWVSALQTWIYYHGVTRPKSLLVFINPAGGRKQAMEIYQSQVAPLFALAGIHAQVVETCRANEARDYILQQDLCGFDGLVSVGGDGTFNEVMHALIDRTQQKAGKLKEDLDAELLSPRLRIGIIPAGSTDCVCFATVGTNDPVTSALHIIIGDSQPLDVCSIWHDGMLLRYSVSLAGYGFYGDVVSTSEKHRWMGPARYIFAGAKAVLSNRSYEGTVEFQLAESEDTNPRDQSRCRAGCMVCSESSKNLLSGSKEEHFSEFTKQAGSQWQRVHGSFLAVNLTCMSSACPKSPKGLSPCAHLADGTADLILVHKCSVLSFLQHLNRHTNCSDQFDLPFVSVYRVRAARFTSPKGEDWEGRQQAAEEQNILCGGICQGQPLVSCWTCDGETLNHTDITIRVHGSLIHLFARGIEQQPSIS